In Colletotrichum higginsianum IMI 349063 chromosome 3, whole genome shotgun sequence, a genomic segment contains:
- a CDS encoding 3-alpha-(Or 20-beta)-hydroxysteroid dehydrogenase, translating into MASQSPFQGNAIAVRGDTGLALSRYPVVRGATVSIYATSADNLAAAIAGIEKDMPKARDRIMSNVVDIGKFETVKAWIDTTVERFGKLNGAVNVAGYSPPLSFLSHTSTTFGIGSPFQSHSKEKNLPK; encoded by the coding sequence ATGGCAAGCCAATCCCCTTTCCAAGGCAATGCCATCGCCGTTAGGGGCGACACCGGTCTCGCCCTATCACGCTACCCCGTCGTCCGCGGCGCCACGGTCTCCATCTACGCCACCTCGGCCGacaacctcgccgccgcaatCGCTGGCATCGAGAAGGACATGCCCAAAGCCCGGGACCGCATCATGAGCAACGTGGTCGACATCGGCAAGTTTGAAACCGTGAAGGCGTGGATCGACACTACCGTCGAGAGGTTCGGCAAGCTCAACGGCGCGGTCAACGTTGCAGGTTACTCCCCTCCTCTGTCTTTTCTGTCCCACACCTCGACAACATTTGGCATTGGGAGCCCCTTTCAAAGCCATTCGAAGGAGAAAAACCTTCCGAAATGA